The Megachile rotundata isolate GNS110a chromosome 3, iyMegRotu1, whole genome shotgun sequence genome includes a window with the following:
- the Coq9 gene encoding ubiquinone biosynthesis protein COQ9, mitochondrial, which produces MAMSSILLIRKGFSINGFRSLWTCRTLLTNQTEDGNTQQTNQQCTKESEEEYEKNIKSKILAASLKYVHDLGWSQQAISAGAESIGYPGVIHGLFPNKGADLVQYFYLTCNTELNKILMKQTDATEENNTKEKKTLESQVRDAVEIRLRMVIPYKKTWPQALALMALPPNAPMSLANLLTLVDDICYYAGDRSVDTNWYTRRIVLAGIYKTTELYMLQDNSVDHKQTWNFLENRIKDAAQIHAFFTTSDMALPDQALNRITETASAAFITARNILGLNWNR; this is translated from the exons ATGGCTATGTCAAGTATTTTGTTGATACGAAAAGGTTTTTCAATCAATG gttTTAGAAGTTTATGGACTTGTAGGACATTACTCACTAATCAGACTGAAGATGGCAATACGCAACAAACAAATCAGCAATGTACCAAGGAAAGTGAGGaagaatatgaaaaaaatatcaaatcaaAAATTCTTGCTGCATCTTTAAAGTATGTTCATGATCTAGGATGGAGTCAGCAAGCTATTAGTGCTg GTGCAGAATCTATTGGATATCCTGGGGTGATTCATGGATTATTTCCCAATAAAGGGGCAGATCTGGTCCAATACTTTTATTTAACATGTAATACAGAGTTAAATAAGATCCTTATGAAACAAACAGATGCTACAGAAGAAAATAATACCAAAGAAAAAAAGACATTAGAATCACAAGTTCGCGATGCTGTTGAAATAAGGCTTAGAATGGTGATTCCATACAAAAAAACATGGCCCCAAGCTTTAGCTCTTATGGCACTTCCACCTAATGCACCAATGTCATTAGCTAATTTACTTACTTTAGTAGATGACATTTGTTATTATGCCGGTGATAGATCGGTCGAt ACCAACTGGTACACTAGAAGAATAGTATTAGCAGGCATCTATAAAACCACAGAACTATATATGCTGCAAGATAACAGTGTAGATCATAAACAGACTTGGAACTTCTTAGAAAATCGTATAAAAGATGCAGCACAAATTCATGCATTTTTTACAACTTCTGATATGGCCCTACCAGATCAAGCTTTGAATCGTATTACTGAAACAGCAAGCGCTGCGTTTATTACA GCACGTAATATACTCGGACTGAACTGgaatagataa
- the LOC100874699 gene encoding uncharacterized protein LOC100874699 yields MINQMSEETITTAHTSAEKTPNQDSKSRKVGVKTFDFLWKRDSRRENILKKDSNQKKKEDSIEVKVIESKTKNVLPNKRSFNFFKDIKKYMQSKKLTIRDSKQKIKESSSLQNDTVCDSLVLQRNQYTISMEENTESEIKCEDTTKHSDTLNSNETLSATDVSQNECSLENLNETLERYSDSERESEAVNTRVVNFQTDNNDEIISNTHYLCPNNKTVLTRSDVRENIAEQHRIEDIKESAESSINDKAKASLAAELLKLSNYGWYWGPISGTEADAKLMSEPDGAFLVRDSSDDRYVLTLSFKSSGKLLHARMEHSGGLFSLCNQSESEGFSSVADLINYTMNFSQSAVFCYSRPKYPGHPSFPVRLTKPVSRFNQVRSLQYLCRFVIRQNTRLDNIHKLPLPKNIKGYIEEAHY; encoded by the exons ATGATAAATCAAATGTCGGAAGAAACAATTACAACCGCACATACTAGTGCGGAAAAAACGCCTAATCAAGATTCAAAATCTCGAAAAGTGGGTGTGAAAACATTTGATTTTCTTTGGAAGCGTGATTCACGACGCGAAAACATACTGAAAAAGGACAGCAatcagaaaaaaaaagaagattcGATAGAAGTAAAAGTTATTGAAAGCAAGACAAAAAATGTTCTTCCTAATAAAAggtcatttaattttttcaaggatattaaaaaatatatgcagAGTAAAAAGTTGACAATACGTGATTCAAAACAAAAA ATAAAAGAATCATCTAGCCTGCAGAATGATACAGTCTGTGATTCATTAGTACTTCAAAGAAACCAATATACAATTTCTATGGAAGAGAACACAGAGTCTGAAATTAAATGTGAAGATACTACAAAACATTCTGATACTTTAAATAGCAATGAAACTTTAAGTGCTACGGATGTATCACAAAATGAATGTAGTTTAGAAAACCTAAATGAAACATTAGAAAGATATTCTGATTCTGAAAGAGAATCAGAAGCAGTAAATACACGAGTTGTTAACTTTCAAACAGATAATAATGATGAAATCATTTCTAATACGCATTATCTGTGTCCCAATAACAAAACAGTACTGACAAGGTCTGATGTGAGAGAAAATATTGCAGAGCAACATCGAAttgaagatattaaagaaaGTGCGGAATCTAGTATAAATGACAAAGCAAAGGCAAGTCTTGCAGCAGAGCTGCTTAAATTAAGTAATTATGGATGGTATTGGGGACCAATATCAGGAACTGAAGCTGATGCCAAACTTATGTCAGAACCAGATGGTGCATTCTTAGTCAGGGACTCTTCAGATGACAG ATACGTCCTGACACTTAGTTTTAAATCATCTGGAAAACTGCTCCATGCTCGTATGGAACATAGTGGTGGTCTATTTTCTTTATGTAACCAAAGTGAAAGCGAAGGATTTAGTTCAGTAGCTGATTTAATTAACTATACAATGAATTTTAGTCAATCAGCAGTATTTTGTTATTCACGACCTAAATATCCTGGTCATCCATCTTTCCCAGTCAGATTAACAAAACCAGTGAGCAGGTTTAATCAAGTTAGAAGTTTGCAGTATCTTTGTCGGTTTGTTATACGTCAAAATACTAGATTGGATAATATTCATAAGCTACCTTtaccaaaaaatattaaaggcTATATTGAGGAAGCACATTAttaa
- the LOC105662156 gene encoding glomulin, whose product MSEPKENVKEKFINDLTNYLKENKLQEALNHFKDDRFENVIQEYSWDIVPIISSYLTLENTKNNTELIECCTALLNFLVEKCNPSETVLELLEQIEGPEDDVKFCIILKVLNRCLYKMNNKMKAIEWCISTLRSYVDGLSIPDKESENNITNINKIQSVYDAIISFLEPLVEEARLDNSEEHTMLRDYLTSLLIFLMGKPLCFLSEKELKLHLQQSLPERIIILASHMNGDLLWYLNVVNLRSKRTSFKRKHVEEECSNLKVTLFELDENISDLAYANFYFYIVTKSHLWEKVPQIYDLQYIFQACLYLVIKLLEEPETVTKGLNLMDEFLKRLTKRSLTSQLLELNIYSRLFDVIVKVMIYCNIDKERKKALNIFQEYIEMFDMEARYLIVFRLYQTSEHSGLLSLTTGIFKASVIECLQATPPISHFLGSNLESLIRLACKLPHGSASDLVELSDEIITSLNLLRFLFIRDNHNQTGIWNLVDKLEKDYLKPLREGINLCRVHWKVKIKDLEDQKKNNKVNGNIELEKNDAEVTLTVGGEKLPAMPISKKLSFCYQAVNGLDVMESILIRVNECILNNPFKQHSNKDLISE is encoded by the coding sequence atgtcagaGCCTAAGGAAAATGTAAAAGAGAAATTTATCAATGACTTaactaattatttaaaagaaaacaaaCTTCAAGAAGCTTTAAACCACTTTAAGGATGATCGTTTTGAAAATGTTATTCAAGAATACTCATGGGATATTGTACCAATTATATCATCTTATCTTACGCTTGAAAATACAAAGAATAATACAGAATTAATTGAATGTTGCACTGCATTATTAAACTTTCTAGTAGAAAAATGTAATCCTTCTGAGACAGTATTAGAACTGTTGGAACAAATTGAAGGTCCAGAGGATgatgtaaaattttgtataattttaaaggTACTTAATAGATGcctttataaaatgaataataaaatgaaagctATAGAGTGGTGTATCAGTACATTAAGGTCTTATGTTGATGGTTTATCAATACCAGATAAAGAATCTGAAAACAACATCaccaatataaataaaatacaaagtgTTTATGATGCAATTATATCATTTTTGGAACCATTAGTAGAGGAAGCAAGATTGGATAATTCAGAAGAACATACCATGTTAAGAGATTATCTTACAAGTCTGTTAATCTTTTTAATGGGAAAACCATTGTGTTTTCTTTcagaaaaagaattaaaattacatttgcaACAATCCTTACCAGAAAGAATTATAATTCTTGCAAGTCATATGAATGGAGATTTACTTTGGTATCTGAatgttgtaaatttaagaagtaAAAGGACCAGTTTTAAAAGAAAACATGTAGAAGAAGAATGTTCTAATCTTAAAGTAACATTGTTTGAGTTAGATGAAAATATATCAGATTTAGCATAtgccaatttttatttttatattgtgacAAAATCACATTTATGGGAAAAGGTACCACAAATATATGATTTGCAATATATTTTTCAAGCATGTTTATATCTTGTTATTAAACTTCTTGAAGAACCAGAAACTGTTACAAAAGGTTTAAATCTGATGGACGAATTTTTGAAAAGATTGACAAAACGCTCTCTAACATCACAATTATTGGAACTTAATATTTATTCACGGCTGTTTGATGTAATCGTGAAAGTTatgatttattgtaatattgataaagaaagaaagaaagcttTAAACATATTTCAAGAATACATTGAAATGTTTGACATGGAAGCCagatatttaattgtttttcGTTTATACCAAACTAGTGAACACTCTGGTTTACTTAGTTTAACTACTGGAATATTCAAAGCTTCTGTTATTGAATGCCTTCAAGCAACTCCACCTATTTCACATTTTCTTGGTAGTAATTTAGAATCTTTGATTAGATTGGCTTGTAAATTACCACATGGAAGTGCATCAGACTTAGTAGAGTTATCTGATGAGATAATTACTAGTTTAAATcttttaagatttttatttattagagataatcacaatcaaactggaatttggaatttagtagATAAATTAGAAAAAGATTACTTGAAACCACTCAGAGAAGGTATAAATTTGTGTAGAGTACATTGGAAAGTAAAGATAAAGGATTTAGAAgatcaaaagaaaaataataaagtaaatggAAATATAGAATTAGAGAAAAATGATGCAGAAGTAACATTAACTGTAGGAGGTGAAAAATTACCAGCAATGCCAATTTCAAAGAAACTTTCATTCTGTTATCAAGCAGTGAATGGACTTGATGTGATGGAAAGCATTTTAATTAGAGTTAATGAATGTATTCTTAATAACCCTTTTAAACAACATAGTAATAAGGATTTAATTTCAGAATAA